A single region of the Manihot esculenta cultivar AM560-2 chromosome 12, M.esculenta_v8, whole genome shotgun sequence genome encodes:
- the LOC110628100 gene encoding uncharacterized protein LOC110628100, producing MEDRKEKTAPWLSVPQFGDWDQKGELPDYSMDFSKIREMRKQNKRDVSRASLGNEEDFINPTATNAKAARSEDRHNDHYHQSHHHSPNTRRSIFSYFNCCVKA from the exons ATGGAGGATCGTAAGGAG AAAACTGCACCATGGCTTTCAGTACCACAATTTGGGGATTGGGATCAGAAGGGTGAATTGCCAGATTACTCAATGGATTTCTCGAAAATCAGGGAAATGAGGAAGCAGAATAAGAGGGATGTATCAAGAGCCAGTCTTGGCAATGAAGAAGACTTTATTAACCCAACAGCTACCAATGCAAAAGCTGCCCGTAGTGAGGATCGCCACAATGATCATTACCATCAAAGCCATCATCACTCCCCTAAT ACAAGGCGGAGCATTTTTAGCTACTTCAACTGCTGTGTTAAAGCCTGA